The genomic region TGAATGCTTTCGATGATGTGTTAAGGTTAAACACACCTCGTGCATACTAATCAGGTAATCATATAGGATAATAATATGAGATTGTAACAAACCAACAACAGCTAGCTAGATACTATAGCTATAATACAAagtggaatattatatattatttttatatgcacctttttatatattttgtatataattaataaaaatgaaaagaaaagaaaaatatacaaGATATATTTATAAAACATTANNNNNNNNNNNNNNNNNNNNNNNNNNNNNNNNNNNNNNNNNNNNNNNNNNNNNNNNNNNNNNNNNNNNNNNNNNNNNNNNNNNNNNNNNNNNNNNNNNNNNNNNNNNNNNNNNNNNNNNNNNNNNNNNNNNNNNNNNNNNNNNNNNNNNNNNNNNNNNNNNNNNNNNNNNNNNNNNNNNNNNNNNNNNNNNNNNNNNNNNNNNNNNNNNNNNNNNNNNNNNNNNNNNNNNNNNNNNNNNNNNNNNNNNNNNNNNNNNNNNNNNNNNNNNNNNNNNNNNNNNNNNNNNNNNNNNNNNNaaattgataaaaaaaaatagtacgtacaagaatatatatattatatatcacAAAGCAATTTAAGAATATTCTATCAAGTCAAgcaaattaaactaaattcagTTCCATGTCACCCCTCATTACtaattaaatcactaatttttaATTCCTTACCGTCATTCAAAAGTAGAATATAAACTTGCATTGTATATAATGAGCCAAGCCATCCACAAACATTCACAAccattatacaataaaataatatgtgttctagaaattaaaaaaagaaaggcAAAACGTACCCTAATTGGTATTCTAGAATCTAGAACAGAGGCAAAAAGAAGAGTAGTGGAAGGTGGAAAGTGGAAACTAGTTAGAACAAAAGTAAACAACCAAagcattatattatattatattatattatattattcttatttattattatattattaNNNNNNNNNNNNNNNNNNNNNNNNNNNNNNNNNNNNNNNNNNNNNNNNNNNTACGGTATTACCAGTTTAATTACTATACTACTATATGCATGCACTTTGCTTTGAGATTGCTTTCGTATTCTTTTGACAAATGGGCCAATTTTTGGGTTAAaaaaatgaggaagaagaagaaagatgcTTTTtcaatcttcttcttttttacaataaaaataaaaatttaagaaTATAATATTCTCTCACACACACCCtctggaagaaaaaaaaaaagagatatgaACAGAAGAATATTCATTCAGTCTTTCATATAAATACAACACAAGGATTAAATACGTTACCACCGTCAGTActcaacagaaaacagaaaaaaacaaACTTCGAAagccttctctttctctctctgaaAGTGTGTTTTAAACGATCTAGGGTTACAGAATTCGATGCCACAGGTGGATTTGGAGTCGCTGGTTTCTGCATGCGCCGGAGGTTCCTCCGATCGGAAAGTAGCATGCGAGACAATCGCCGGCGACGACGATACTGCTGATTGGCCGCCGCCGGAATCGATCTGGCTCTCCGGCGAAGCTGAGTTCGACTGGTTGGACCGAAACGCCGTCGTTTACGAGCGGAAAGAATCCACGAAAGGAAGCTCCGTATTCGCCACGTCGAACCCTGGATCCAACAACAACTCTCAGCGATTCTCCAAGAATCTGATGAAATCCAAAGCTGCGATTATCGGACTACCGAAATCGCAGAAATCGGCGTTCGCTGACGCAAGCCAGAGCCGCCGCATCCACCACAACCGGCAGGGAAACGCCAGGCTGTTTCCGAAACGGAGCGCTTCCGTCGGAAAATCTGACTCCGCCGTCGTCGTATACGAGCCATCGTCGCCGAAGGTCTCGTGCATCGGTAGGGTTAGATCAAACCGGAACCGCCGTTTAAGAACTCGCCAACGGAGCATATCCTCCTCCACCGCCGCTGCAGCTGCCACCTCCACCGTCACCATCGCGAGACAAAAATCTTGCCGTAGCGGGAGACGCAAAACCGGTTTCTTTGAAAGCCTTCGTGCCATTTTCAGATCCGGTCGACGAGGAAAACCGGTTCAGAAACCCGATCCATCTTCGGAGGATTCatcgacgaagaagaagaagaataaaagaagcAACAGTAGAAAATCGCGCGGTGACGGTAGCAACAAAGCCATCCAAAACGACGAGTCGTTTAACGAATCGGTTTCCATTGAACCTCCCGGTTTGGGTAGCTTGAACCGGTTCGCATCAGGGAGAAGATCCGAATCGTGGAGTGTAGTAAGTGACTCGGAGATCCACGTGGCACAGTaaaattttttggcgccgttcaAGTTCGGTTGGCGGTTAGTCTTGAATTGCGGGCCCCAAAGTGGTTTAAAAAGTCGTTGATTGCTTACGTGGCACGTTGAAAACGGTCATTAACTGTTTTCCTCACCCCTGTAAGAAGATAAAATGTTAGATTTTTACCCcgtcctttttttcttttttctttttctttttcttattggaaaataaacaaagaaagaaGATAGAGATAGCATGTAGTTGTGACTTTGAAGCGTGATATAATTTTCCTCCTTATTTTGTAAATATACGTGTTGCCATGTGCATATAAATTTTATGTGGAGCTGCTTGATAATATAAAAAACTACActtaaacaaattaaatttgtttGTTTAGATTAAGTAATGAAtgtgaaaataatttatttactaatatgataaattttttatataaactaAAGTTCTTACAATGAATATAAATCTTTGACTATGTATATAAGCCTTTGAAAATACTTGATTCTATATTAcgaataattacttaattagtaTAAATAATCCAATATAATCCAATTCAACTCTCTTGCTTTTAAGTCAGGATGATGTTGCATTTAAGTCATTGAAAgaattttttatatacaaaatGCAGTTGTTTATTTTTATAGAATCTTATGCAAAATTATATATTTGTatgtgttattattttatttaaatattttgtctATTTAAAGTTTACTTATTTTCACATAAATAGTTTATTCTCAGTTTTggaattaaaaaatataactttatacatcaaatataatgtaagatatttttatatataccaATATTTAATCATATATCTGCACATAGATTTTCAGATAATGACATTGAGAATCAACTCTATTTGTATATGCGTAATTGATTGCATATGATTgcaaatatatttatttactatGATAGTGCATAAAAATTGAACACATAAATTAATGTAAAAGCACAAAGatgtaattttaataaatttagattgaaataatatattaaaattgagTGAACATAATCAAACACTATGCCTTTAATAAATTCATGAATTAAATTTTAAGCCACAAATAGCCTAAACAGTCTTGTGGTTAGAAATTTGTGTTTAGATTGAACTTTTGAATTCCTGTCATATTGTCATAAATCAATGTATCGAAAAAAGA from Arachis ipaensis cultivar K30076 chromosome B02, Araip1.1, whole genome shotgun sequence harbors:
- the LOC107626386 gene encoding uncharacterized protein LOC107626386 yields the protein MPQVDLESLVSACAGGSSDRKVACETIAGDDDTADWPPPESIWLSGEAEFDWLDRNAVVYERKESTKGSSVFATSNPGSNNNSQRFSKNLMKSKAAIIGLPKSQKSAFADASQSRRIHHNRQGNARLFPKRSASVGKSDSAVVVYEPSSPKVSCIGRVRSNRNRRLRTRQRSISSSTAAAAATSTVTIARQKSCRSGRRKTGFFESLRAIFRSGRRGKPVQKPDPSSEDSSTKKKKNKRSNSRKSRGDGSNKAIQNDESFNESVSIEPPGLGSLNRFASGRRSESWSVVSDSEIHVAQ